CTTCGAGGCCGGAGGGCAGTTCCTCGATGCGGCGGCAGGTCTCGGTGTAGAAGTCCTCGGCGACGCGCGCGCCGTCCCCGGTGAGCGCCACCCGCACGGCCCGCCCGTCCTCCGGGTCCGGTTCGCGGCGCACGAAGCCGAGGCGGGCGGTCCGGTCGACGAGGCCGCTCAGGCTGGACTTGGCGAGCCCCAGCTTGGTGCCGAGCTCGCCCATCCCGGACGGGCCCGGCATCAGGACGCACAGCAGCTGGCCCTGCTGCGGCGTCAGCCCGTACTCCCTGCCCGACTCCGCGTAGACCGCGTTCACGAGGAACGCGCCGCGCACCAGCGCGGTGACCACGCTCATCTTCCCGCCGTCGTCTCTCGCCATACGGCAAGAATACCTTCGTGGTGCGAACCAATCCCACGCCGTCACCTGTCACGTCATCCGGCGGGCACCCTCCAGGACGGCCTGCCGGATGCGGTGGTAGGTGCCGCAGCGGCAGATGTTGCGGATGGTGTCGAGGTCGGCCTCGGTGACCTCGCGCCCGGCCTCGCGCGCCCGGCGGACGGTGGCGACCGCGGCCATGATCTGGCCCGGCTGGCAGAAGCCGCACTGGGCGACGTCGAGGTCGAGCCAGGCCTCCTGCATCGGATGGAGCTCGGCGCCGACGGTGTCGGGGAGGCCCTCGATGGTGGTGATCTCGTCGGTCGGGGCCACGTCGTCGACGCGGACGGCGCAGGGCGTGAACGCCTTGCCGTTGAGGTGGCTCGTACAGGCCCGGCAGACGCCGACCCCGCAGCCGTACTTGGGGCCGGTGACGCCCAGGACGTCCCGGAGGACCCAGAGGAGCCGGACGTCGCCCTCGACGTCGGTGGTGACGGCCTTGCCGTTCAGGATGAAGGTGTGCTGCGGCACGGGGGCTCCAGGTCTCAGATGGTGCGGTCGCGGCCGTCGGTGGGCGAGGCCGGGACGGGCGGGACGGTCGGCAGGGGCGTGAAGGCGAGCGGCTCGGCGTGGTTGACGGGGAAGACCGTCGGCATCCTGCCGGTGGCCCGGCCGTAGGCGCAGGCCACGGCGGCCATCGCGCCGGCGACCGCCAGCTCGCCGGCCCCGCCCGGCTTGTCGCCGCTCGGGGGCATCACGATGATCTCCAGCTCGGGCGGGGTGTTCCACTGCCGGGTGTAGAAGTACTGGTCCCAGCTGCCTTCGAGGAAGTGTCCGTCGCTCAGGTGGAGTCCGGAGGTCAGGGTGATGGCGATGCCGTCGGCGATGCCGCCCATCATCTGGGCCTCCA
This is a stretch of genomic DNA from Streptomyces sp. R44. It encodes these proteins:
- a CDS encoding (2Fe-2S)-binding protein; translation: MPQHTFILNGKAVTTDVEGDVRLLWVLRDVLGVTGPKYGCGVGVCRACTSHLNGKAFTPCAVRVDDVAPTDEITTIEGLPDTVGAELHPMQEAWLDLDVAQCGFCQPGQIMAAVATVRRAREAGREVTEADLDTIRNICRCGTYHRIRQAVLEGARRMT
- a CDS encoding MarR family winged helix-turn-helix transcriptional regulator, producing MSVVTALVRGAFLVNAVYAESGREYGLTPQQGQLLCVLMPGPSGMGELGTKLGLAKSSLSGLVDRTARLGFVRREPDPEDGRAVRVALTGDGARVAEDFYTETCRRIEELPSGLEAPEREQLAGLLGRVVQDNEVPVVFVDPS